The following coding sequences lie in one Tichowtungia aerotolerans genomic window:
- a CDS encoding response regulator, with the protein MKFTAENPAKILIVDDHAIVRYGMGVLLAGANDLTLCGEAENIDEAIKAVQELKPDAAVIDIVLKDENGLDLIRKLRSNGEKLPLLVMSMHNESTHAEKALRAGAQGYIMKEDADEVLVEALRTVLSGKLHVSDGIHEKMLRSYIQGDEEPEQDGIESLTAREKEVFEGVGKGLTSKEIAEKFHLSPRTVEVHRANIKKKLQCDSAAQLLRMAVQWVEGQ; encoded by the coding sequence ATGAAATTTACTGCTGAAAATCCTGCTAAAATCCTGATCGTAGATGACCACGCCATTGTCCGCTACGGAATGGGCGTACTGCTTGCAGGAGCCAATGATCTGACCTTGTGCGGCGAAGCCGAAAATATTGATGAGGCCATCAAAGCTGTGCAGGAATTGAAGCCGGACGCAGCAGTCATAGACATCGTTCTCAAAGATGAGAACGGCCTGGACCTGATCCGCAAACTTCGATCCAACGGAGAAAAACTTCCTCTATTGGTTATGTCCATGCATAACGAATCCACTCATGCCGAAAAAGCCCTGCGGGCCGGAGCTCAGGGGTATATTATGAAAGAAGATGCCGATGAAGTGCTTGTGGAAGCGCTGCGCACCGTTCTATCCGGCAAACTGCATGTCAGTGATGGAATTCATGAAAAAATGCTTCGTTCCTACATCCAGGGCGACGAAGAACCCGAGCAGGACGGCATCGAATCGCTGACCGCCCGCGAAAAAGAAGTTTTCGAAGGAGTCGGCAAAGGACTCACCTCCAAAGAAATTGCTGAAAAGTTCCATCTAAGCCCCCGCACCGTCGAAGTGCACCGCGCCAACATTAAGAAAAAACTTCAGTGTGACAGTGCCGCCCAGTTGCTCCGCATGGCCGTCCAGTGGGTGGAAGGACAATAA
- the acnB gene encoding bifunctional aconitate hydratase 2/2-methylisocitrate dehydratase has protein sequence MSKNDFFEEYYVHVEERAKENVPPLALDKEQTAAVIELLKDPPSGKEEELVDLITNRVNPGVDPAAQLKAEFLFKVAHGEESTPMIPPERAVELLGTMVGGYNLDGLIRLIGEQGPLAATAGAALKNMVLSVNRFEDIQALADQENKVAKEVLISWANGEWFTSLPEIAEEIETVVYKVDGEINTDDFSPASFAYTRADIPLHSNCMGGTLFPNGPQEISELKEKTGLPVTFVGDVVGTGSSRKSACNSLIWHIGQDIPCIPNKRRGGIVIGSTIAPIFFNTAEDSGALPIQTDVSELTTGKVIKVFPALGKITDADGNEISRFAVKPDTILDEFRAGGRVPLIIGKQLTEKAREALGMSSINESGIFVVPDNPQPKEGQGYTLAQKMVGKACGVEGILPGTSCLPKMTTVGSQDTTGPMTAGEITELACLKFNADLVMQSFCHTAAYPKPSDVITHATLPDYIMNRKGVSLRPGDGVIHSWLNRLLIPDTVGTGGDSHTRFPMGLSFPAGSGLVAFAAALGVMPLDMPESVLVRFKGELQPGVTLRDIVNAIPYYAIQQGLLTVEKKNKKNIFAGRILEMEGLPQLKVEQAFELTDASAERSAAGATIKLDRGPIVEFLQSNVTLMEEMIKGGYGDADTLKKRIEDVKDWIENGELMSADENAEYAEIIEIDLNEITEPLLCCPNDPDDVKKLSDVAGAKVDDVFIGSCMTNIGHFRAAAEVLDGEGFANVNLWVCPPTKMDEAQLTKEGFYAKFGAAGARLEIPGCSLCMGNQARVRDNAVVFSTSTRNFNNRMGTGAQVYLGSAELAAVVALKGVLPTPEEYLEIVGPKLDGRSADIYKYLNFDQIAGFSV, from the coding sequence ATGAGCAAAAATGATTTTTTTGAAGAGTATTACGTCCACGTTGAAGAGCGGGCCAAAGAAAATGTTCCGCCGTTGGCTCTGGACAAAGAACAGACCGCTGCTGTGATCGAACTGCTGAAAGATCCGCCGTCTGGCAAAGAAGAAGAACTGGTTGATCTGATTACAAATCGCGTCAACCCCGGCGTAGACCCGGCGGCGCAGCTGAAGGCAGAGTTTCTCTTTAAGGTGGCGCACGGGGAGGAATCAACCCCGATGATCCCGCCGGAGCGCGCGGTTGAGCTTCTGGGAACCATGGTTGGCGGCTATAACCTCGACGGGCTGATTCGTCTGATTGGCGAACAGGGGCCGCTGGCGGCTACAGCCGGTGCCGCTTTGAAAAACATGGTGCTTTCCGTCAACCGATTTGAAGATATTCAGGCTCTGGCGGATCAAGAAAACAAAGTCGCTAAAGAGGTTCTGATCTCATGGGCGAACGGCGAGTGGTTCACATCGCTTCCGGAAATTGCAGAGGAGATTGAGACCGTTGTTTATAAGGTCGATGGAGAAATTAACACCGATGATTTTTCTCCGGCGTCCTTCGCATATACCCGCGCGGATATTCCGCTGCACTCCAATTGCATGGGTGGAACACTGTTTCCGAACGGCCCGCAGGAAATCTCTGAACTCAAAGAGAAAACCGGGCTTCCGGTCACCTTTGTCGGCGATGTGGTTGGCACCGGATCGTCCCGTAAATCCGCCTGTAACTCATTGATCTGGCACATTGGGCAGGATATTCCCTGCATTCCGAATAAACGCCGTGGCGGCATTGTGATCGGCAGTACCATTGCTCCGATTTTCTTCAATACCGCAGAAGACTCAGGCGCGCTGCCGATTCAGACAGACGTAAGCGAACTCACGACCGGCAAGGTGATCAAGGTTTTTCCAGCCCTTGGAAAAATTACGGATGCCGACGGCAATGAAATCAGCCGCTTTGCTGTCAAGCCCGATACAATTCTCGACGAATTCCGCGCCGGCGGCCGTGTTCCGCTGATCATTGGAAAACAGCTGACTGAAAAAGCCCGCGAGGCGCTGGGGATGAGTTCGATTAATGAGTCCGGCATTTTTGTGGTTCCGGACAATCCGCAACCGAAAGAAGGGCAGGGGTACACCCTGGCTCAGAAGATGGTCGGGAAAGCCTGTGGCGTGGAAGGCATTCTGCCGGGAACTTCCTGCCTGCCGAAAATGACGACGGTCGGTTCTCAGGATACCACCGGTCCGATGACTGCCGGGGAAATTACCGAATTGGCCTGTTTGAAATTCAATGCGGATCTCGTGATGCAATCGTTCTGCCATACAGCGGCTTATCCGAAGCCGAGCGATGTGATTACACACGCAACGCTTCCGGACTACATCATGAACCGCAAAGGTGTTTCCCTGCGCCCGGGTGACGGAGTCATTCACTCGTGGCTCAACCGGCTGCTGATTCCCGATACCGTTGGAACCGGTGGAGACTCGCACACCCGTTTCCCGATGGGCCTTTCATTCCCGGCCGGATCCGGTTTGGTCGCATTCGCCGCCGCGCTCGGCGTTATGCCGCTCGACATGCCGGAGTCAGTTTTGGTTCGCTTTAAAGGCGAGCTTCAGCCGGGTGTCACGCTGCGCGATATCGTCAATGCCATTCCGTATTATGCGATCCAGCAGGGGCTGCTGACGGTTGAGAAGAAGAATAAGAAAAACATTTTTGCGGGCCGCATTCTGGAAATGGAAGGTCTGCCGCAACTCAAAGTGGAGCAGGCGTTCGAGCTGACCGATGCCTCCGCCGAGCGTTCCGCCGCCGGGGCGACGATTAAACTGGATCGCGGGCCGATTGTTGAGTTCCTGCAATCCAACGTCACTTTGATGGAAGAGATGATCAAAGGCGGCTATGGCGATGCCGATACGCTCAAAAAACGGATTGAGGACGTCAAAGACTGGATTGAGAACGGCGAGCTGATGAGCGCCGATGAAAATGCCGAGTACGCGGAAATCATCGAAATTGATCTGAATGAAATTACCGAGCCGCTTTTGTGCTGCCCGAACGACCCTGACGACGTGAAGAAACTGTCCGACGTTGCAGGAGCTAAAGTCGACGATGTGTTCATTGGAAGCTGCATGACCAATATCGGTCATTTCCGCGCCGCTGCCGAGGTGCTCGACGGCGAGGGCTTTGCCAATGTCAATCTCTGGGTTTGTCCGCCGACTAAAATGGATGAGGCTCAACTGACAAAAGAAGGGTTCTACGCAAAGTTCGGTGCTGCCGGTGCACGCCTTGAAATTCCCGGCTGTTCGCTGTGCATGGGTAACCAGGCCCGGGTTCGCGATAACGCAGTGGTTTTTTCAACCTCCACCCGCAACTTCAACAACCGCATGGGGACGGGCGCTCAGGTTTATCTGGGATCCGCCGAACTTGCTGCGGTTGTTGCGCTGAAAGGCGTTTTGCCGACTCCGGAAGAATATCTGGAAATTGTCGGGCCGAAACTGGACGGCAGGTCGGCTGACATTTACAAATACCTGAACTTTGATCAGATAGCCGGTTTTTCTGTATAG
- a CDS encoding PEP-CTERM sorting domain-containing protein, whose product MKKAIIIALTAITSVAMANELLWGTSTVLQDQTGSTIATSFGDPLSGAFAQLVYAGADGQIDAFGTSGAGTTGDDMVVAINYAYGTTAAPFAQPGLLGKFNLLTTSGVNSLAENGTYYVRLFNAANSNYGDGTSASVFGTAITYYWDSGVTTFSYDELGADVSWDFASGGSPATGDWTAVAVPEPATIGLLGLGTMAAWFIRRSKQAREEA is encoded by the coding sequence ATGAAAAAAGCTATTATCATAGCTCTGACAGCGATTACATCAGTCGCTATGGCTAATGAACTTCTGTGGGGAACATCCACAGTTTTGCAGGACCAGACAGGTTCAACCATCGCCACCAGCTTTGGTGATCCGCTGTCAGGTGCATTTGCGCAGCTGGTTTATGCTGGAGCAGATGGCCAGATTGATGCGTTTGGAACATCAGGCGCCGGCACTACTGGTGATGATATGGTTGTTGCCATTAACTATGCGTACGGAACAACCGCTGCTCCATTCGCACAGCCTGGGTTGCTGGGAAAATTCAACCTGCTGACTACATCAGGAGTTAATTCCTTAGCTGAAAACGGAACTTATTATGTTCGTCTGTTCAACGCAGCAAACTCCAACTACGGTGACGGCACAAGCGCATCCGTTTTTGGCACCGCGATCACCTACTATTGGGATTCTGGTGTGACTACGTTTAGCTATGACGAACTTGGTGCCGATGTATCATGGGACTTTGCTTCAGGCGGTTCCCCTGCTACTGGCGACTGGACTGCAGTGGCAGTTCCGGAACCGGCAACTATCGGCCTGCTCGGACTGGGCACCATGGCTGCATGGTTCATCCGTCGCAGCAAACAGGCTCGCGAAGAAGCATAA
- a CDS encoding rhodanese-like domain-containing protein, producing the protein MTARSTINTGVAVATLALCAQFLYAAEDCSSGVCSLSSAPKASKAHNLNTFEMKAIVDSGKAVILDARSGEYDDGYRIPGAKSLNSESTPEEIAAIIPSKESPVVTYCGNLKCPASAELAKHLKALGYTNVKEYPEGIAGWREAGGDVDKVK; encoded by the coding sequence ATGACTGCTCGTTCAACAATAAACACAGGAGTTGCCGTTGCAACTCTGGCACTCTGTGCCCAGTTCCTCTACGCCGCAGAAGATTGCTCTTCCGGCGTATGCAGCCTGAGTTCTGCGCCCAAAGCAAGCAAAGCCCACAACCTCAACACCTTCGAAATGAAGGCAATTGTCGATTCCGGGAAAGCCGTAATACTGGATGCACGATCCGGAGAGTATGATGACGGCTACCGGATCCCCGGCGCAAAATCGCTCAACAGCGAATCAACACCGGAAGAAATTGCCGCCATCATTCCCTCCAAAGAGTCACCGGTTGTAACCTACTGCGGCAACCTGAAATGTCCTGCCAGCGCCGAATTGGCCAAGCACCTGAAGGCCTTGGGATATACCAATGTGAAAGAATATCCTGAAGGAATTGCCGGCTGGCGCGAAGCCGGCGGCGATGTTGATAAGGTTAAATAA
- the aroQ gene encoding type II 3-dehydroquinate dehydratase, giving the protein MLKILVLNGPNLNLLGTREPEIYGSETLQSIESDLRACAEALGGVEIEFFQSNAESDLITRIGETRGNFDGIIINPAALTHTSLGVADAIKAVADAVPSVEVHLSNTHAREEIRHKSLTAPGCIGQLMGFKGYGYVLALQALVKHLRSSR; this is encoded by the coding sequence ATGCTTAAAATTCTTGTCCTGAATGGTCCGAACCTGAATTTGCTGGGTACACGCGAGCCGGAAATCTATGGCAGTGAGACTCTGCAATCCATTGAATCCGATCTGCGTGCCTGTGCTGAGGCGCTCGGCGGCGTAGAAATTGAATTTTTTCAGAGCAATGCGGAGAGTGACCTGATTACCCGTATTGGGGAAACCCGCGGGAATTTTGATGGCATCATCATTAATCCAGCGGCGCTGACACATACCAGTCTTGGTGTGGCGGATGCAATCAAGGCTGTGGCAGATGCGGTTCCGTCGGTGGAAGTTCATTTAAGCAATACGCACGCCCGTGAAGAAATTCGTCACAAAAGCCTGACGGCTCCCGGATGTATTGGTCAGCTGATGGGCTTTAAAGGCTACGGGTACGTTTTGGCGCTGCAGGCGCTGGTGAAGCATTTGCGTTCAAGTCGTTAA
- the tmk gene encoding dTMP kinase produces MHGKFITLEGPEGSGKSTQAQMIIRRLGEMGIEAMYTREPGGTALGEAIRNILQHNAAGEAPCERAELLLFEASRNQLVEKVIRPALEKGTWVICDRFIDSTTAYQGYGRGLPVDEVQAINSFAIHWIAPDLTLLLDLDVNTGFDRIAQRYLELGESADRFEQEERSFHERVRQGYLTQADTEPERFRTVDASQDPETVSTAIWDIIQELL; encoded by the coding sequence ATGCACGGAAAATTTATTACATTGGAAGGGCCGGAAGGATCCGGCAAATCAACACAGGCTCAGATGATTATCCGTCGACTCGGCGAGATGGGCATTGAGGCCATGTACACCCGCGAGCCGGGCGGCACCGCACTGGGTGAAGCAATCCGTAATATTCTTCAGCACAACGCGGCCGGAGAGGCCCCCTGTGAACGGGCGGAACTGCTGCTGTTCGAAGCCAGCCGCAACCAGCTGGTCGAAAAAGTAATCCGCCCCGCTCTTGAAAAAGGAACATGGGTCATCTGCGACCGCTTCATCGATTCCACCACGGCCTATCAGGGATACGGCCGCGGCCTTCCGGTCGACGAAGTCCAGGCAATCAACAGCTTTGCCATTCACTGGATCGCGCCCGATTTGACACTGCTGCTCGACCTGGACGTCAACACCGGATTCGACCGCATCGCCCAGCGCTACCTGGAACTCGGAGAGTCCGCCGATCGTTTTGAACAGGAAGAACGCTCGTTTCACGAACGGGTCCGTCAGGGATATCTGACTCAGGCAGACACCGAACCGGAACGCTTCCGTACAGTCGACGCTTCGCAGGATCCTGAAACTGTTTCCACAGCAATCTGGGATATCATTCAGGAACTGCTATGA
- a CDS encoding glycosyltransferase family 4 protein → MSKLSGTVAHVMRRFTLDKWGGTETVVFNLSRELEKAGLHSPIFCTDMFAAPGKEEIEGVTLRRFRYCFPWFGLSEDAKAKLRLKGGSPLSLSLFLNLLFTKNLILIHTHVGRRLGGIARTVAKIRRVPYVIHVHGGRHTVPQDQYDAMVSPVKGKFEWGKIFGLLFGSRRVFDDADAVICVGRSEADEMRERGQKNVHYLPNGVYVDHFSSADPAPFRKEYGLENTPFILCLSRIDYQKNQRLLLESFSEFRKTHPGWKLVFIGPITVEDYHRQMLDDIDRFGLGESVLIIPGMRPGDPLLPSAYRAAKMFVLPTSNEPFGIVILEAWAAKTPVIATRVGGIPGFTTDHENILLFEDNNADELTGQMNRLANDKVLLSKLTQSGFTEVSAHYDWSAIAKRVMDIYKEVLK, encoded by the coding sequence ATGAGCAAACTGTCCGGAACTGTTGCACACGTGATGCGTCGCTTTACTCTCGATAAATGGGGTGGCACAGAAACAGTCGTTTTTAATCTGTCGCGCGAACTGGAAAAAGCGGGACTTCACAGTCCAATATTCTGCACTGACATGTTCGCAGCGCCGGGCAAAGAAGAGATCGAGGGAGTCACGCTGCGCCGCTTCCGCTATTGCTTTCCATGGTTTGGACTCAGCGAAGACGCCAAAGCCAAACTGCGCCTGAAAGGCGGGAGCCCCCTCTCCCTGTCGCTGTTTCTCAACCTGCTTTTCACCAAGAATTTAATACTGATTCACACCCACGTCGGTCGACGTCTCGGCGGCATTGCCCGCACCGTCGCTAAAATTCGCCGGGTTCCATATGTGATTCATGTGCATGGCGGACGACATACCGTTCCGCAGGACCAATACGACGCAATGGTTTCTCCAGTGAAAGGAAAATTCGAGTGGGGAAAAATATTCGGCCTGCTGTTCGGATCACGGCGCGTATTTGATGATGCCGATGCGGTGATCTGCGTAGGCCGGAGTGAAGCTGACGAAATGCGCGAACGCGGACAGAAGAATGTGCACTATCTGCCCAATGGAGTTTACGTCGATCATTTTTCATCTGCAGACCCGGCTCCGTTCCGCAAGGAGTACGGACTGGAAAACACGCCGTTCATTCTCTGCCTGTCGCGCATCGACTACCAGAAAAACCAACGGCTTCTGCTTGAGTCGTTTTCCGAATTCAGAAAAACACATCCCGGCTGGAAGCTGGTGTTCATCGGGCCCATCACAGTCGAAGACTATCACCGGCAGATGCTCGACGACATCGATCGGTTCGGACTCGGCGAATCCGTTCTGATTATTCCCGGCATGCGCCCCGGAGATCCGCTGCTTCCTTCCGCCTACCGCGCCGCAAAAATGTTCGTACTGCCAACGTCCAACGAACCGTTCGGCATTGTGATTCTCGAAGCATGGGCTGCAAAAACTCCGGTCATCGCCACGCGTGTCGGCGGCATTCCCGGCTTCACCACCGACCATGAGAACATCCTGCTGTTCGAAGATAACAATGCAGACGAACTGACCGGACAAATGAACCGGCTCGCAAACGACAAAGTCCTCCTGTCAAAACTGACCCAAAGCGGCTTCACCGAAGTCTCCGCACACTACGACTGGAGTGCCATCGCAAAGCGCGTCATGGATATCTATAAGGAGGTGCTGAAATGA
- a CDS encoding ATP-binding protein, which yields MKPQLTSFRTGRWSITLAVLTAIIGITLSFYVRSRIAQSEAAAARLAANTLRQHTEQELNLFVDVLESVRALHALSGEISQAAMDEFIEKGMVHQHEVLGPFGLTQQISPQLRAAIESKQSSGPGAYDVVQAGPDGNWIPALSRTVYYPLTWQSRPNGLKIPIGFDFGSTEANWTVISHIRRTRRTELVPEPIQGATAPAYWVLAPVIPSDAPRFVIGFAVAILHPQEILEKVTALSVHSPQLKLTPSAAPLKGSARFTGNAWAIRLPLEAIGTKWVFECTLPVAAAQQRSTAAVLFGLVVTALMTALLLILAGRTRRIEAEVLTRTEELRIANQQLEQNIRERAQMEEAMNELSAREQRRIGRDLHDSLGQKLTGAVFLSRSLLNHFKHSECEQKTHAKTLNETLKSTVSQVRNMARGLASVTLNEESLEESLEQLADEMSSLYDTSCTVKCAGDLPELTRKTKEQLYFIAREAVNNAARHAKPKHITIRLDDSDSGWTLSIEDDGAGLPDDRPAGEGMGLRIMRHRATRIGAEFSIHSNPGKGTSIKVESKQSPQKTQKPTKT from the coding sequence ATGAAACCACAACTCACCAGTTTTCGAACCGGCCGATGGTCAATCACGTTAGCTGTCCTGACCGCCATCATAGGCATTACCCTTTCCTTCTATGTCCGGTCCCGCATCGCCCAATCCGAAGCGGCTGCGGCAAGATTGGCAGCAAACACCCTCCGTCAGCACACGGAACAGGAACTGAACCTGTTTGTCGATGTACTGGAATCGGTCCGGGCCCTGCATGCACTGTCCGGCGAAATCAGCCAGGCAGCAATGGATGAATTCATCGAAAAAGGGATGGTTCATCAACACGAGGTGCTGGGTCCCTTCGGCCTGACCCAGCAAATCAGCCCGCAACTTCGCGCCGCCATCGAAAGCAAACAATCATCCGGCCCCGGGGCCTACGATGTTGTACAGGCAGGACCCGACGGAAACTGGATTCCTGCCCTGTCCCGCACGGTTTATTATCCATTGACGTGGCAAAGCCGTCCCAACGGATTAAAAATCCCGATCGGCTTCGATTTTGGCTCCACGGAAGCCAATTGGACAGTGATTTCCCATATCAGACGTACGCGCCGGACCGAACTGGTTCCTGAGCCAATTCAGGGAGCCACCGCCCCCGCCTACTGGGTTCTGGCCCCGGTGATTCCAAGTGACGCCCCGCGCTTTGTCATCGGCTTTGCCGTCGCCATCCTGCATCCACAGGAAATTCTGGAGAAAGTGACAGCCCTGTCCGTCCACTCACCGCAGTTAAAACTGACTCCGTCTGCCGCTCCGCTGAAAGGAAGCGCCCGCTTTACCGGCAATGCGTGGGCCATCCGGCTGCCGCTCGAAGCGATCGGAACCAAATGGGTTTTCGAATGCACATTGCCGGTCGCTGCCGCACAACAGCGCTCTACAGCAGCAGTGCTATTCGGACTGGTTGTTACAGCGCTAATGACCGCCCTGCTCCTGATCCTGGCCGGCCGCACCCGCCGAATTGAAGCAGAAGTGCTGACTCGAACCGAAGAACTCCGGATTGCCAACCAGCAACTGGAACAGAATATCCGCGAACGCGCCCAGATGGAAGAGGCAATGAATGAACTGTCCGCGAGGGAGCAGCGGCGCATCGGACGCGACCTGCATGACTCGCTCGGACAAAAACTGACCGGAGCTGTTTTTCTCAGCCGCTCGCTGCTCAACCACTTCAAACACAGCGAATGCGAACAGAAAACCCATGCAAAAACGCTAAACGAGACACTGAAGTCCACCGTCAGCCAGGTGCGCAATATGGCCCGGGGTCTGGCATCGGTGACCCTGAACGAAGAAAGTCTCGAAGAATCCCTGGAACAGCTGGCGGACGAAATGAGCTCGCTTTACGACACGTCCTGTACCGTTAAATGCGCGGGAGATCTCCCTGAACTAACCAGGAAAACCAAAGAGCAGCTCTATTTCATCGCCCGCGAAGCAGTGAATAATGCCGCCCGTCACGCAAAACCAAAGCATATTACGATCCGACTCGACGACTCCGACTCAGGCTGGACACTGAGTATTGAAGACGACGGAGCCGGGCTTCCTGACGACAGGCCCGCAGGCGAAGGTATGGGGCTGCGCATCATGCGCCACCGTGCCACCCGTATTGGGGCGGAATTTTCCATTCACTCCAACCCCGGAAAAGGGACATCGATTAAAGTGGAATCAAAGCAATCGCCACAAAAAACACAAAAACCCACAAAAACATGA
- a CDS encoding protein-disulfide reductase DsbD domain-containing protein, with amino-acid sequence MRAIFQPVLFLIAALWMVGTARAEDERSSVEVFVAYKTVRPGDRLPVAVRIKVAEGWHTYAKEPGDSGMPPSIEISGVDGLEVSEWRFPAPESFTDSAGTSYGYEHQVVLLSNVLIPASVPAGETIQLTASITWMICKDICVFQKGTQTVSVQSGSASSEPTAEWQALLKESGWEKAQ; translated from the coding sequence ATGAGAGCGATTTTTCAACCCGTTCTGTTTCTGATCGCTGCACTGTGGATGGTCGGAACCGCCCGCGCGGAAGATGAGCGGTCCAGTGTCGAAGTGTTTGTTGCCTATAAAACGGTTCGCCCCGGCGACCGTCTTCCGGTGGCTGTGAGAATCAAGGTGGCTGAAGGTTGGCATACGTACGCCAAAGAGCCGGGGGATTCCGGGATGCCTCCGTCAATTGAAATCAGTGGAGTGGACGGACTCGAGGTTTCAGAATGGCGCTTTCCTGCGCCGGAAAGCTTCACGGATTCGGCCGGAACATCCTACGGCTACGAGCATCAGGTGGTTCTGCTGAGTAATGTGCTGATCCCAGCCTCTGTTCCGGCGGGCGAAACAATTCAACTGACGGCTTCCATAACATGGATGATTTGCAAGGACATCTGTGTGTTTCAGAAAGGCACACAGACGGTTTCTGTGCAGAGCGGATCGGCTTCGTCAGAACCGACCGCGGAATGGCAGGCGCTTCTGAAAGAAAGCGGCTGGGAGAAGGCGCAATAG